In the genome of Apostichopus japonicus isolate 1M-3 chromosome 15, ASM3797524v1, whole genome shotgun sequence, one region contains:
- the LOC139980959 gene encoding uncharacterized protein, with amino-acid sequence MFQLKLGAILITTIVISQAKVCYKSQAYVDGSLQWIIDEQDPESCTSFLIGGLSEMDWTKDSNVLTTNLFPIGMNYKLLRSKQTFNQSRKVCQEQLGVDIAVSSSAQTLLDTLEMLNARGTSSSCKRVWLGIVRNSTENFQWLNGRPLQRNKRNDRLNNHRAVNQDCVAADYNNEEWILNDKQCKDNYCVLCHRKPK; translated from the exons ATGTTTCAACTTAAACTAGGTGCCATATTGATTACAACAATTGTAATATCGCAGg CTAAAGTTTGTTACAAGAGCCAAGCCTACGTAGATGGATCCTTACAGTGGATCATAGATGAACAGGATCCAGAGAGTTGTACGTCATTCCTCATCGGAGGATTATCCGAAATGGATTGGACCAAag aTTCGAACGTTTTGACCACCAATCTTTTCCCGATTGGAATGAATTACAAGCTCTTAAGAAGTAAACAAACTTTCAACCAATCTCGGAAAGTTTGTCAAGAACAGTTGGGAGTGGATATTGCGGTCTCGAGTTCAGCGCAAACTTTACtg GACACCTTGGAAATGCTCAATGCACGTGGAACGTCTTCATCCTGCAAGCGCGTATGGTTGGGAATCGTGCGGAATTCTACTGAGAATTTCCAGTGGTTGAATGGTCGGCCATTACAGCGGAACAAGCG TAATGATCGATTGAACAACCACCGGGCCGTAAACCAGGATTGCGTTGCAGCTGATTATAATAACGAAGAATGGATACTGAACGATAAACAATGTAAGGACAATTACTGCGTCCTGTGCCATAGAAAGCCAAAATGA